The Calothrix sp. PCC 7507 DNA segment CATTGGTGCGTTCCCGAATGCCCGTCAAATCTTCAGCGGATGTCTTGGTAGACGAGATTTTGAATCGTCGTCTTACTGAATATCCCTGGTTTAACCTGCTCATTGACATAGTTGCAAGCATCCGCAAACGCTTTCAGCAGTTCCTCAGCTTTGACGGCTTGTTCAGGAGTAGGTTGAAGCTTGCAAACTATAGTCAGCGTTTGTTCGATCCCATAAATATATCACATGTGAGGCAAATCATGAGTAGTTCAAGGCGGCTAAAGCCCGCAACCGCTTACCTCCCCAGGCTTAAAAGCGCGGGGCATCCGCTCGTTTGTCAGTGAGGTTCGTCGCCAACCGTGACACCGTTGCGGGGAAAGCTACGAGCGTCTGCTGAACAAGGATGTGCGCTACGGCTTCGTCATCGACATGGCTCCGTTGAAGGCAGACGCGCCCAACCGAAGCTAACCCGCTAAATAAACCTACACATATGGAGAACTCAATGAAACACCTCGTTCTAATACCAACCCTCTTGATTGGTGCAATCTACGCAACGGTGGCATTTGCGCTCGACAAAGCACCCGTACAGCAGTCCGCTGTGGTCGAGGGGGCGGACAACTTCTATAAGAGCGACAAGGTGATCGTGCAGAAAGTTATGTTCAAAAACCAATACAACATGCAGGTTGTCGGGAATCTCTTCATTCCCAAAGCCTTGGATCAAAATGCCAAGAATCCGGCAATCATTGTCGGGCATCCAATGGGCGCAGTCAAAGAACAAAGCGCAAATCTGTATGCCCAAAAGCTGGCTGACCAGGGATTCGTCACCTTGTCCCTCGATTTGTCCTTCTGGGGGGAGAGTGAGGGGCAGCCCCGCAACGTTGTTTCGCCGGATATTTATGCCGAGGATTTTAGTGCTGCGGTCGATTTTCTGGGCACTCGACCATTCGTTGACAGAAACCGGATTGGCGTTCTTGGGATTTGCGGCAGTGGGAGCTTCGTCATCAGCGCCGCCAAGATTGACCCGCGCCTGAAGGCCATTGCGACGGTAAGTATGTACGATATGGGTGCAGCCAGCCGTAACGGGCTGAGGCATTCTACGACTCTCGAGCAGAGAAAGAAAGCGATCGCAGAGGCGGCTGAACAACGCTATGCCCAGTTCACGGGCGGCGAGATCAAATACACCGGCGGGACGGTGCATGAACTGAACGAGAACTCCACCGCCATTGAGCGTGAGTTTTACGATTTCTACCGCACTCCCAGAGGCGAACACACCCCCAAAGGTTCGTCGCCAAAGCTGACAACGCACCCGACGCTTACCAGCAACGTCAAATTCATGAACTTTTACCCGTTCGATGATATTGAGACGATTTCGCCTCGTCCCATGCTGTTCATCACGGGGGCAGATGCACATTCCAGGGAGTTCAGCGAAGATGCCTACAAGCGCGCAGCCGAGCCAAAGGATCTCTACATCGTTCCGAACGCGGGACATGTCGATTTGTATGACCGGGTGAACCTGATCCCCTGGGACAAGCTTGCATCCTTTTTCAATCAGCATCTCAGTTGATAAGCGAGCAACTGACAAGAGCCACAGGAATATAAACAACTAGGAGTATCTATTTATGTACAACGCCAAAGCTTATGCCGCAACCAGTGCAACATCACCATTGGCATCTGACACGATCGCACGGCGCGATCCAACCGAACACGACGTGCAGATCGAAATCCTTTTCTGCGGCATCTGCCACTCCGACCTGCATTCAGTGCGTAACGAGTGGAGCGAATTCATGCCCACGGTCTACCCAATTGTTCCCGGTCATGAGATCGTCGGCCGCGTCACCAAGGTTGGCTCGGCAGTTACCAAGTACAAGACCGGCGACCTCGCTGCGGTCGGCTGCTTGGTCGATTCGGATGGTACTTGTCCTAATTGCAAAGCTGGCCTTGAGAATTTCTGCCCGAACCTGACCCTCACTTTCAACTCCCCGGACAAGCACCTCGGAGGTGTCACCTATGGGGGCTACTCCGATAGCGTCGTCGTCGATGAACGCTTCGTTTTGCGCGTCCCCTCCAACCTCGATCTCGCTGGAGTCGCGCCACTCCTCTGCGCCGGGATTACAACCTACTCGCCCCTGCAGCACTGGGGAGTCACCAAGGGCAAGAAGGTCGGCGTGGTCGGTCTTGGCGGACTGGGCCACATGGGCGTGAAGTTCGCCCGTGCATTCGGTGCCCACGTCGTCGTCTTCACCACCTCGCCCAACAAGAAGGAAGACGCGCTCCGCCTCGGTGCCGACGAAGTCGTCGTCTCCCGCAACACCGACGAGATGCAGAAACACGCTGGCAGCTTCGATTTCATCCTCGACACCGTCTCCGCCAAGCACGACATCAACGCCTATCTCAACCTGCTCCGCCTCGACGGCAACATCACCCTTGTCGGCGCACCCACCAAGCCCCTGGAAGTCTCGGCATTCAGCCTCATCATGGGTCGTCGCAGTCTCTCCGGCTCTAACATCGGTGGTATCACGGAAACTCAGGAGATGCTCGACTTTTGTGGCGAACACAATATCACCGCAGATGTCGAAGTCATCCCCATCCAGAAAGTCAACGAAGCCTACGATCGCCTGCTTAAGTCCGATGTGAAGTACCGCTTCGTGATTGATATGGCATCCCTGAAATCTGAATAACCCAGCTAGAACCTGGAAGGAAAAACAATGCAAAAGCGCAAACTTGGAAACAGTGATCTGGAAGTTTCGGCGATCGGGCTGGGCTGCATGGGTATGAGCTTTTCTTATGGTCCGCCCAAAGACATACAGGAGATGACCGCTCTTCTGGGGGACGCCGTCGAACGCGGTGTGACATTCTTTGACACTGCTGAGGTCTACGGCCCGTTCCTAAACGAAGATCTTGTGGGTGAAGCCCTTGCCCCCTTCCGTGGGCAAGTGGTTATTGCTACCAAATTCGGGTTCGACATCAGTCCGAATTCTGATCCCCGTGGCATTAAGGGTTCACCCGGACTGAATAGCCGACCGGAGCATATTCAGGAAGTCGTGGAGGGTTCGCTCAAGCGACTCAAGGTGGAGGCGATCGACCTCCTCTATCAGCACCGGGTTGACCCGAACGTGCCGATTGAAGACGTGGCAGGAGCGGTGAAGAAACTGATTGAGTCAGGTAAGGTTAAGCATTTCGGACTTTCTGAAGCGGGAGTGCAAACGATCCGTCGCGCCCACGCGGTTCAGCCAGTCACGGCTCTCCAGAGCGAATACTCGCTGTGGACGAGGACTCCGGAAAAGGAAGTGATACCGACCCTAGAGGAACTTGGCATCGGCTTTGTTCCCTACAGCCCGTTGGGCAAGGGCTTTCTCACGGGTAAAATCGACGAAAACACGACCTTTGACAGTTCCGACTTCCGTAGCACCCTGCCTCGCTTCACGCCGGAGGCTCTGAAGGCGAATCAGGCTCTGATTAATCTGCTTGCCAGCATCGCCGAACAGAAGCAGGCGACACCTGCTCAGATTGCGATCGCCTGGCTGCTAGCCCAGAAGCCTTGGATTGTGCCGATACCAGGCACCACAAAGCTAGATCGCTTGGACGAGAACATCGGGGCAGTCTCAGTTGAACTCACGCCTGACGATTTGCGTGATATCGATGACGCTGCCTCCAAGATCGCGGTGCAAGGAGCGCGGTATCCCGAAAAGCTGGAGCAAATGACGGGTCGTTGAGCAGCAAAAAATATGTTCTCTGGTTGCATTCCGTAGCTCACTAAGCAAGGCAGATAGCTGGGGCAGCGATAGACGAGAAAGCGCAGTATGCGAGTTGGTATTCTAGGTTCGGGATTGATGGGCAGCAAACTCGGGACGCTCTTCGCCCGTGCGGGATATGATACCGTTTCACCGAAGAAGCGGAGGGGCAGGGGGAAAGAATTAGAGACTAATCATTTGTCCCTATTGCCCGTTCCCTGTTCCCTGTCACCTATTATGGGTTTGCTGAGGAAAAACCACCATAATTCTAGGGCAATCAATGCGAAACCAGCGATCGCCACACCAATTTTCAACCATACAGGTTGCTCTATATAGCGAAATTGGCTTGTGTGTGATGTTTCGGTGAGTCCGAAACCTGCAAGGCTTACCCAAAAGATGGATTTACTGAACATGGGCTAAATGCTTGTGCAATTAAGAGGTGATTTTTGGTTGGAAATTACGCAGTCTCAAGGCATTGGTGACTACAGAAAGAGAGGAAAAAGCCATCGCGGCTCCGGCGATAATGGGATTGAGTAACCAGCCAAAGATAGGAAAAAGAATACCTGCGGCTATGGGAATCCCGATTATGTTGTAGATAAAGGCAAAGAAGAGATTTTGTTGAATGTTGCGAATAGTAGCGCGGCTAAGTTGAATAGCAGTGACAATTCCCTGTAAATCGCCGGAAATGAGGGTGATATCGCTGGCAGCGATCGCCACATCTGTTCCTGTACCAATAGCAATCCCTACATCTGCTTGTGCAAGGGCTGGTGCATCATTAATCCCATCACCTACCATTGCGACAATGTGGGGATTGGGAAGAAGTTTCCCCAGTCCCCCTGTTTGCAAAGACTGAATAATTGCCGCTTTTTGATCTGGCCGAACTGCAGCAAAAACTCGCTTGATTCCTACTTGTTGAGCGATCGCTTCTGCAGTTTGTTGATTATCACCAGTCAACATTACTACTTCTAATCCTAACTTTTGTAGTGCTTTCACCGCAGATGCAGATGAGGGTTTCAAAGCATCAGCAATCCCCATGATGGCTTGTATTTCTCCATCTACAGCCATCCAAATCACAGTTTTTCCAGCAGTTTCCCAAGGTTCTTGATACTGTTGCAAAGCGTCTGTTTTAATTCCCAGTTCTCTTAACCAACGTTGTGTACCAATTTGTACAAGCTGTTCTGCAACAATACCTTGAACACCACTACCTGCATGAGCCACAAATTCAGTCACCGCAGACATTGTCTCCGACGTTGTTAAATTTATCTGTTGAGACTGGGCATATTTGACAACTGCTGCTGCTAAGGGATGTTCAGAATTCTGTTCAATTGTCGCCGCTAACTGCAAAATCTTTAACTCATTTTGCTCGGCTGTGCCGTTGACTGTGACAATGTCGGTGACAGTAGGTTTCCCTTGGGTCAGTGTACCTGTTTTATCTAACACGATTGTTTGAATTTTATGTGCCAGTTCCAAGCTTTGAGCTAACTTAATTAAGATGCCATATTCTGCACCTTTGCCTGTTCCCACCATCACAGATGTGGGAGTAGCTAAACCCAAAGCACAGGGACAGGCGATAATTAATACACCCACCGTTGTGATTGTGGCTAGGGTGAGGTTGCCCATGAAGTTAAACCAGATGACAAAAGTGGCGATCGCGATCGCAATTACAGTCGGGACAAACCATCCTGTCACCTGATCTGCTAACCGCTGAATCGGTGCTTTAGAACCTTGTGCTTGTTGCACAAGTTGGACAATTTGCGCCAGAAAAGTATCCTTTCCTACTCGTGTGGCGCGCAATTGCAACACACCAGCACCGTTAATTGTCGCACCAATCACCTCATCCCCTGGCTGCTTTTTCACCGGGAGACTCTCACCCGTCACCATTGCTTCATCTACCGTCGAAGCACCCCCAATCACCTCGCCATCCACTGGTATTTTTTCCCCAGGACGCACCAAAATCACATCGTTGATTCTGACTTTTGCAATAGGAATATCCATTTCCACGCCATCGCGGATTACCCTAGCGTCTCTGGCTTGCAGTCCTATAAGTTTGCGGATAGCTTGAGAAGTCTCTCCCCTAGCATGATTTTCTAGCGATCGCCCCAGGAGAATTAAAGTAATTACAATAGCGGCAACTTCATAATACACATGGGGTATCAAGCCCTGATCTAGAAAAAAGTCTGGGAAGAGCGTCACAAAAAAAGAATAGAGAAAAGCGCTGGCTGTACCCAACGAAATAAGCGTATCCATTGTTGCAGTATGGTGTTTAAAAGCTTTCCAACCATTGCGGAAAAAAGACCCCCCACACCAAAACTGCACGGGTATTGTTAGTGCTAACTGTAGCCAAGGATGATGTAGAAATGCTGGGATGAAAGGTATATTCAACCCAGTCATCATCGGCAGTGACCCCAAAAACAGGAGAATACTAATTACACCCCCCACCATCACCTTTAAGGTAAGTTGACGCTGTGCTGCTAGCCTGTGCAAAACCTCAGCATCATCTTCAAGCATAAGCATTTCTGTTTCTAGAAGTGCGTCAGATGAGTATCCAGCCGCATTAATAGCAGCTTGGATGCTCTCCAAATTGGTTTGGCTTTGGTCATAATTGATACTTGCTTGCTCGGCTCCAAAGTTAACGTTGCAGTCCATCACCCCGGGAACAGAGAGAATCGCCTGTTCAATGTTATTGGCGCAGGCGGCGCAACTCATACCTCTGAGTTTGAGTGTGAGAGTATCCATGTGGTTTTAGGCTGCTGGATAGCCAGCCGCAGCTAATGCTTCTTTGATCAGTGTTTCTGAGGCTTGAGTATCTACGCTGACAAGCTTAGTTTGCGGATCGGCTTCAATCGTAGCGTTGACATCAACTGCTTTAAGTGCCTTGGTGATATTGTTTGCACAAACAGAACAAGACATGTTGGGAACTGTGAGTTTGAGTGTCATAGGTTTAAGAGGGGGAAATATTTTTTCAAGACTCCATTTCAGGTTGACTTAACTTATATATCAGGCATTGTTGTTCATGATTTTTGCCTGAGAGTCACCTCGATTTCATCTTAAACCCTCTATTCGGGTGGAGAGTCTAGCCTTCAGTACAAGTTTTTGGTGAAATAATGCAGTATGGTAATTGCGATCGCTATTAACCCGATGCAAATGTATTATCCAGGTCTTCAATCGTTGATATTGTTTATGCCGTAAGCTTTAAGCGATCGCTAACTCAAATCACACCCCACCGCCTAAAATCTTTACTGGGACAGTTTGACCAGTGCGATCGCCGCCATTAAAAATTGTCAGCACATCACTTGCATCACTCACAATTGTGCGATCAAACGTTATTAGTCATTTGTTAAGAGTCAAGGGTCATTCTCCCTCATTTCCCCCTGCCTCCTGTCTCCTACCCCCTGCCCCACTCTATAATCTTTGTCACATCTTCATTTTACTTTGTCATATCTTTATAACTCCACAGCATTGCTTCTGTGATAGCGTATAAACCGATGCTCAACAACTAACAGTAGATGACTGTTAACTGATGACTGTTAACTGTTAACCGTCAACCATCAACAGTTAATCTTACAAAATATTTATTATGCTTACTGATGCTCGTTTATTACCCGCAGACCAAGTTATTGAAACTGAAGTTTGTATTGTGGGCGCAGGCCCAGCAGGAATCACAATCGCCCGTGAATTTATTGGACACAAAACAAAAGTTTGCCTAGTGGAGAGTGGTGGACTTGATTTTGACCCCCAAACTCAAGCGCTGTCGGACGGTTTAACCGTTGGCGATCCTTTTTTGACAATTCTGGATACTCGCCGTCGCCAATTCGGTGGTAATTCTAACGCTTGGTCCATTAAAATTGGCAACGGGGAAATCGGTGTCAGGTATGCCCCTTTAGATGAAATTGATTTTGAGCAGCGAGACTGGTTTCCCTACAGCGGTTGGCCTTTCAACCGCACACACCTAGAGCCATTCTACGAACGAGCGCAGTCAGTTTGCCAAGCCGGCCCGTTTGCCTATCAGCCTGAGACATGGGAAGACAAACAGACACAGCGTTTACCCTTGAATCAAAACCAAGTGGTAACAACAATGTTCCAATTTGGGCCTCGTGAAGCATTCAGCCACAAGTATCGGGAGGAACTGAATCAAGCAGACAACATCACTGTTTACCTCAACGCCAATGTAGTTGAGATTGAAGCTAATGAGTCAGTGAACACAGCAACTCGTCTGCGAGTTGCTTGTTTTGGAGGAAAACAGTTTTGGATAGCCGCCAAGGTGTTTATCATCGCCAAAGGTGGACTAGAAAATCCGCGTCTATTATTAATGTCTAATCGTCAGCAAACAGCTGGCTTGGGTAATGGACATGATTTAGTCGGCAGATTTTTTATGGATCATCCCCTAGTTGAAGGTGGCTTATTTATCCCTGCTGACCCCAACTTGTTTAACACCACAGCTTTGTATGATTTACGTCGAGTGAAAGATGTTGCTGTATTGGGTCATCTCAAACTTTCAAAAGAAACAATGCAGCGTGAGCAATTAGTCAACATTAGCGCTGTTTTGTTTCCCCGCCCTAGTTGGCGACAGTGGAAAGCGGTTGAGTCCTTTAAAATTCTAGCCGAGTCGCTCATCAAGGGACAAATCCCACCAGAAAGCTGGCACCATTTTCTCAATACAGTTAGTGGGATTGATTATGTAGCGCTTGCAAGCTACTTAGCAGCTACTAAACATCAGTCTTTATTGCACGGATTTGGCAGAGGCGGATGGTCAGAACTGCCTAATAATCAACGCAGGTTTCAGGTATTTCAAGTAGTGCATCAAGTAGAGCAATTACCCAATCCGGCTAACCGAGTTTTGCTCGGTCAAGAACGAGATGCATTAGGCTGCCAAAAGTTAGAATTACACTGGCATTGGGAAGCTGAAAATGGCCGTAAAATTGGCCGGGTTCAAGAAATAATCGCGCAGGAAATTGCTCGTTCTGGCTTAGGTGAGTTTCAAATTGATCGCCAAGAAGGTCTTCCTCGGCTGGGTATACCTAGTGGTACTGCTCATCATATGGGAACAACTCGGATGCATGTTGACCCTAAGCAGGGAGTTGTTGATGAAAATTGCCGAGTTCATGGTGTTTCTAATTTATTCATGGCGGGTAGCTCTGTTTTTCCTACAGGAGGATATGCTAACCCCACGCTGACAATTGTGGCGCTTTCAATTCGCTTGGCAGATAAAATCAAGAAAGAACTAAGTAAGTAAGTAGACAGGAAAAAACCAAACTATCTAAAGAACAGTTATCAGTTACCATTTTCGACAGACATATAGCAATCCGCTTTGAGTTTTGAAAAAATCTAAGTATTTGTAGGGTGGGCACTGCCTAGGCTGTTGACTTTGATGGAATTTCCCGGTTTTTGGTCACGCTACTTTTATGTCATTGCGAGCGGAGCGAAGCAATCGCCGGGGATTACTTCGCTCCGCTCGCAATGACTAGACATATGTGGCTTTAGTCTGGTAGTGAAACGACACAGCTAAAATAGTGCTTTAGACGTAGGTTGGGTTTCGCTCCGCTCAACCCAACATTTCCGAGGCTTTGTTGGGTTTCGTTCCTCAACCCAACCTACATTTTTTTGCTTTGAATAACCCCGCTTCCAGACCTCTCCCCGCTGCCGGGAGAGGTTTAAAAAGCTTATTTTTTCGTACCAAGTTGTAGATTTTTGCCCCTTCCCTACAAGGGCAGGGGTTGGGGTTCCGTCGAACTCACGTTAAACTAAATATCCTCCTGCGGGTTCTGCTTCGCAGTACGACTAAGCTCAGGGCAAGAAGTCAAGAGTCCAAGCTAGGATTTGACCTTGGACTCTTGACCTTTGACAAACTCAGCGCGAAATATACAATTTAAGTGCGTAACAGCTTAGTATATCCCGCTTCTGTCACTCTCCGAAAACTTTTGCCATTTCTGAATTCTAGAGCTTTTGTATAGCAGGCGTTTGCGCGATTCTTTTCTAATAACAAATACAAGACCAACTTTTTTCTAATAGAATAGCTTGTATTGATTGCCTCATCGGGATTCTAGCGATCGCCCTCCCGGAGAGTGACAGAACAGGGTTATAGCGGTTCCCATTCAGATGCGGTACAAAATTATATCGCAAGCTGTAAGGGCACGGCAGTGCCGTGCCCTTACGGGTGTACCTCACATAACCGAGAATTGCTATATCGGTATTAACTGACAATTGAAAACCGATTAGTGGTGGGTTCAAATCCCCCACCATCCGCCGCTGATTTCTGATAACTGTTAACTGATTTAAGATGTTTAGTTCCTACGCAACACTCAAGAAACCAGTTTGAATCAAATATGCCGTATAGGTCATAAATAATTCAGAAGTTATTGGCGGACAAACAATAGAACTACCCGCTAGAGCATGGAGAGTATCCTGACAGCTAATATGCGGTCTTTTTGCTTGCAGATACAAATCCGGAATAGTCAATTGTTCATCCGACCATCTTTCTAACAAAAATGGTCGCAGAGTATATAAAGGATTGTCTACAGAAGAGACATTATTAATTAACTCTGCTTGCCATTGTTCATAGGGAATCGCTTCAACTGGATAGCCGAAAGATTTCACCCATTTAATTAATGTACTCAAAGGGGCAGGTTGGGGATGTTGTAAGTTGAATGCTTTACCTAGCGATTCTTTCTGCATCGACAGATAAACAATAGCCTTGCTCACATAATCCACAGGAGACATATCCATCATATATTCCACATCAGGGAAATATCCCATTTGCAGACAACCCTTGACCATCAAATTAATAAAGTCATGGGTGTTACAAATACCTGTCTCACTATCTCCTGAAATTAATGGCGGCCTGTGGATAGTTACAGGTAGACCACGGTCACGAGCAATCTTAACTAACTTTTCTGCAACCCATTTTGTTTGAGAATAGCCGAGGAAAATACCCTCCCAATGGTTGAAATCATCCTGTTCTTTAACCAGCTTGCCAGCATAAACAGGTGATTCAAAAATAGCCACACTAGAAACGTAATGTACAGGCTTAAGTTTGATTTGGCTAGCTAATCTTAAAACTTCCTGAGTTCCTAAAACATTCGCGGCTTTTAGTGCTGAATAAGGGAAAACATAATTCAGCAATGCACCACTGTGATAGATGGTGTCGATGTTGGTTGCAAGAATTTGAAATTGTTCTGCACCAATACCTAAAAGTGGTTGTGATAAATCACCAACAATAGGAACAATCCGAGAATTAAATTGCTCATCCCAAATTGCATAACTTTGCAGGTTTTTTACCAGTTTGTTTTTGCCTTCTTGGATATCAGCAGCCCGCACTAAGCAATAAATATCGGCGTTGGTTTGCTGGAGGAGTTCTTTGATTAAAAAGGCTCCTAGAAAGCCTGTACCCCCAGTTAGAAAGATATTCTTAGGTGACTCCACAAAAACTTGAGGTAAAGCATCAGGACGAATGGTAGGGTCAAGAACAGCCTCAGCTTTCAAATCTAGGATAGGGGGAGCAATGTTAGCAGTCACAATATTTGTCTGACGCTCAACCCCTGAATCTTGCACATCTGATTTTTCTTGAAATTCCTCAGCTAAACGCTGTGAAAGTGATGCAATGTTTGGGTAATGCCAAAGTAAAAGAGGAGAGGGTTGAAATCCTAACAGTTTTTCTAATTTACTCACTAGAATCATTGCCTGGGCTGAATCTAAACCGTAGTTTTCCAAGTTCTCTTGGATATCAATATCTTCAGCTTCTAGGCTAATTAATTCAGCTAGATTAGAAACTAGCCATGCTTGAATATTTGCTGCAGTAAAAGAAGGTTTTAGACTCATTTTTACATCTCCAATGTAGAGGAAGCTGGGCGATATTGACCGTAAGATTCGGGGATTTGTAATCCTTGAATTTTCAAACTTTGTATCCGGTATAAAAATGCAGCCCCAGTCATAATATGGTTAGCTACATCAACGACTTTGCGGTTATTTGGCTCTGAAAGATAAGTCCCACGCACCCAGTCGTTAAAGCCACCCATAGCTGGGCCACACCAAATCTGATAATCGACTTCGCGCCCTTTTTCACCAGAACTAGACCACCGGGAAGATAATCCTAAATACCAGCGGAAAATTAGAGCCATTTTCAGCTTAGGATTATTAACTGCTTTGCCTAATTTCTCTGGATTTTTTTGAGATAAATAAGCGGCGGTTCCTTCCCAAACTTCGGCGATAGTCTTACGGAAAACCTGTTTTTCTAACTTCTCTCTTTCTGGTAAGGGAATATCTTCAATTGAGTCATAGCTGCGGTATAATTCATATAGTTTCTGCGCTCGCATGGGAAACATTGTGCCGCGTTTGAGAACTTGCAGTTTCACTCCCATTTCAAACATATCCGCAGCCGGTGCCATCATCACATCAGCCATTTCGGCCTGTGCTAATAGCTTTTTAGTATGTTCACAAGCGCCAGATTCAATGCAAGACTGATTAATTGAGCCTGTGACTACATAAGCAGCACCCATCATAAAAGCAGCTAAAGCTGATTGTGGTGTGGCTATTCCCCCTGCTACTCCCACACGAATCGGTTGAGAATATTGATATTGTGTTTGAATTTCATCTCTTAACGCCATGATGGAAGGTAAGAGACAAACGAGGGGACGATTGTCCGTATGTCCGCCAGAATCAGCT contains these protein-coding regions:
- a CDS encoding GMC oxidoreductase, translating into MLTDARLLPADQVIETEVCIVGAGPAGITIAREFIGHKTKVCLVESGGLDFDPQTQALSDGLTVGDPFLTILDTRRRQFGGNSNAWSIKIGNGEIGVRYAPLDEIDFEQRDWFPYSGWPFNRTHLEPFYERAQSVCQAGPFAYQPETWEDKQTQRLPLNQNQVVTTMFQFGPREAFSHKYREELNQADNITVYLNANVVEIEANESVNTATRLRVACFGGKQFWIAAKVFIIAKGGLENPRLLLMSNRQQTAGLGNGHDLVGRFFMDHPLVEGGLFIPADPNLFNTTALYDLRRVKDVAVLGHLKLSKETMQREQLVNISAVLFPRPSWRQWKAVESFKILAESLIKGQIPPESWHHFLNTVSGIDYVALASYLAATKHQSLLHGFGRGGWSELPNNQRRFQVFQVVHQVEQLPNPANRVLLGQERDALGCQKLELHWHWEAENGRKIGRVQEIIAQEIARSGLGEFQIDRQEGLPRLGIPSGTAHHMGTTRMHVDPKQGVVDENCRVHGVSNLFMAGSSVFPTGGYANPTLTIVALSIRLADKIKKELSK
- a CDS encoding heavy-metal-associated domain-containing protein, translated to MTLKLTVPNMSCSVCANNITKALKAVDVNATIEADPQTKLVSVDTQASETLIKEALAAAGYPAA
- a CDS encoding aldo/keto reductase; its protein translation is MQKRKLGNSDLEVSAIGLGCMGMSFSYGPPKDIQEMTALLGDAVERGVTFFDTAEVYGPFLNEDLVGEALAPFRGQVVIATKFGFDISPNSDPRGIKGSPGLNSRPEHIQEVVEGSLKRLKVEAIDLLYQHRVDPNVPIEDVAGAVKKLIESGKVKHFGLSEAGVQTIRRAHAVQPVTALQSEYSLWTRTPEKEVIPTLEELGIGFVPYSPLGKGFLTGKIDENTTFDSSDFRSTLPRFTPEALKANQALINLLASIAEQKQATPAQIAIAWLLAQKPWIVPIPGTTKLDRLDENIGAVSVELTPDDLRDIDDAASKIAVQGARYPEKLEQMTGR
- a CDS encoding alpha/beta hydrolase — encoded protein: MKHLVLIPTLLIGAIYATVAFALDKAPVQQSAVVEGADNFYKSDKVIVQKVMFKNQYNMQVVGNLFIPKALDQNAKNPAIIVGHPMGAVKEQSANLYAQKLADQGFVTLSLDLSFWGESEGQPRNVVSPDIYAEDFSAAVDFLGTRPFVDRNRIGVLGICGSGSFVISAAKIDPRLKAIATVSMYDMGAASRNGLRHSTTLEQRKKAIAEAAEQRYAQFTGGEIKYTGGTVHELNENSTAIEREFYDFYRTPRGEHTPKGSSPKLTTHPTLTSNVKFMNFYPFDDIETISPRPMLFITGADAHSREFSEDAYKRAAEPKDLYIVPNAGHVDLYDRVNLIPWDKLASFFNQHLS
- a CDS encoding thioester reductase domain-containing protein; translated protein: MSLKPSFTAANIQAWLVSNLAELISLEAEDIDIQENLENYGLDSAQAMILVSKLEKLLGFQPSPLLLWHYPNIASLSQRLAEEFQEKSDVQDSGVERQTNIVTANIAPPILDLKAEAVLDPTIRPDALPQVFVESPKNIFLTGGTGFLGAFLIKELLQQTNADIYCLVRAADIQEGKNKLVKNLQSYAIWDEQFNSRIVPIVGDLSQPLLGIGAEQFQILATNIDTIYHSGALLNYVFPYSALKAANVLGTQEVLRLASQIKLKPVHYVSSVAIFESPVYAGKLVKEQDDFNHWEGIFLGYSQTKWVAEKLVKIARDRGLPVTIHRPPLISGDSETGICNTHDFINLMVKGCLQMGYFPDVEYMMDMSPVDYVSKAIVYLSMQKESLGKAFNLQHPQPAPLSTLIKWVKSFGYPVEAIPYEQWQAELINNVSSVDNPLYTLRPFLLERWSDEQLTIPDLYLQAKRPHISCQDTLHALAGSSIVCPPITSELFMTYTAYLIQTGFLSVA
- a CDS encoding NAD(P)-dependent alcohol dehydrogenase, coding for MYNAKAYAATSATSPLASDTIARRDPTEHDVQIEILFCGICHSDLHSVRNEWSEFMPTVYPIVPGHEIVGRVTKVGSAVTKYKTGDLAAVGCLVDSDGTCPNCKAGLENFCPNLTLTFNSPDKHLGGVTYGGYSDSVVVDERFVLRVPSNLDLAGVAPLLCAGITTYSPLQHWGVTKGKKVGVVGLGGLGHMGVKFARAFGAHVVVFTTSPNKKEDALRLGADEVVVSRNTDEMQKHAGSFDFILDTVSAKHDINAYLNLLRLDGNITLVGAPTKPLEVSAFSLIMGRRSLSGSNIGGITETQEMLDFCGEHNITADVEVIPIQKVNEAYDRLLKSDVKYRFVIDMASLKSE
- a CDS encoding heavy metal translocating P-type ATPase, with protein sequence MDTLTLKLRGMSCAACANNIEQAILSVPGVMDCNVNFGAEQASINYDQSQTNLESIQAAINAAGYSSDALLETEMLMLEDDAEVLHRLAAQRQLTLKVMVGGVISILLFLGSLPMMTGLNIPFIPAFLHHPWLQLALTIPVQFWCGGSFFRNGWKAFKHHTATMDTLISLGTASAFLYSFFVTLFPDFFLDQGLIPHVYYEVAAIVITLILLGRSLENHARGETSQAIRKLIGLQARDARVIRDGVEMDIPIAKVRINDVILVRPGEKIPVDGEVIGGASTVDEAMVTGESLPVKKQPGDEVIGATINGAGVLQLRATRVGKDTFLAQIVQLVQQAQGSKAPIQRLADQVTGWFVPTVIAIAIATFVIWFNFMGNLTLATITTVGVLIIACPCALGLATPTSVMVGTGKGAEYGILIKLAQSLELAHKIQTIVLDKTGTLTQGKPTVTDIVTVNGTAEQNELKILQLAATIEQNSEHPLAAAVVKYAQSQQINLTTSETMSAVTEFVAHAGSGVQGIVAEQLVQIGTQRWLRELGIKTDALQQYQEPWETAGKTVIWMAVDGEIQAIMGIADALKPSSASAVKALQKLGLEVVMLTGDNQQTAEAIAQQVGIKRVFAAVRPDQKAAIIQSLQTGGLGKLLPNPHIVAMVGDGINDAPALAQADVGIAIGTGTDVAIAASDITLISGDLQGIVTAIQLSRATIRNIQQNLFFAFIYNIIGIPIAAGILFPIFGWLLNPIIAGAAMAFSSLSVVTNALRLRNFQPKITS